In Paenibacillus sp. 1781tsa1, one DNA window encodes the following:
- the csaA gene encoding chaperone CsaA, translated as MATIDDFTALDIRVGTIKEAEFFEEAKIPAIKLKIDFGPEIGMKSSSAQITKRYKAEDIIGRQIVGIVNFPPRRIAGFKSEVLVLGGVPEKGDVILLKPDTEIPNGTPIA; from the coding sequence TTGGCAACGATCGATGATTTTACAGCACTAGATATTCGTGTGGGAACGATTAAGGAAGCGGAGTTTTTTGAAGAAGCAAAGATCCCTGCGATTAAGCTTAAGATTGATTTTGGACCGGAGATCGGGATGAAATCCTCAAGTGCACAAATAACGAAGCGTTACAAGGCTGAGGACATTATAGGAAGACAAATTGTTGGAATCGTCAATTTTCCTCCTCGGCGCATTGCTGGATTCAAATCGGAGGTATTAGTTTTGGGCGGAGTCCCGGAAAAAGGAGATGTTATTCTATTAAAGCCGGATACTGAAATCCCTAACGGTACTCCTATTGCATAA
- a CDS encoding major royal jelly family protein — protein MQPMLPMEEYFGKLELVHSFYGAMPTGVSVSETGRIFVCFPKWGDDVKFTVAEIVEGQLQPYPNLETNLSNPSNNAMSFISVQSVVTDGRGTLWVLDTAAPNFSEPIIGGAKLVAVDLETNTIRKVYIFADDVVLPTTYLNDVRFDFRVGNAGYAYITDSSSNGPGAIIVVNLENGNAYRRLHGASSTSPDPYFVPKVEGKILMNRNADGSTSPFRLASDGIAISPDGKMLFYCPLTSRQLYSISTESLRDRTIPDFKLSDLVQYWGEKGASDGMITDAIGNVYAGDYENDSIRKILPNGIMETIAHDPRILWPDTFSIGPDQYLYVIVNQLHRQARFHYGKDLRQKPYSLLRMKIDELPALPFDQ, from the coding sequence ATACAGCCTATGTTACCTATGGAAGAATATTTTGGTAAGTTAGAACTCGTTCATTCCTTTTACGGGGCTATGCCTACAGGTGTTAGCGTGTCCGAAACCGGGCGTATCTTTGTTTGCTTTCCGAAATGGGGAGATGACGTTAAATTTACCGTAGCGGAAATTGTTGAGGGTCAGTTGCAGCCATATCCTAACTTAGAAACGAACTTGAGTAACCCATCGAATAACGCTATGTCTTTCATCAGTGTGCAAAGTGTTGTTACAGATGGAAGAGGAACCTTGTGGGTACTGGATACGGCTGCACCTAATTTTTCTGAGCCAATTATAGGAGGGGCAAAATTAGTCGCGGTAGATTTAGAAACAAATACAATAAGAAAAGTATATATATTTGCAGATGATGTGGTCTTACCAACAACGTATCTGAATGATGTCCGATTTGACTTTCGTGTAGGTAACGCAGGTTACGCCTATATAACGGATTCTTCTTCCAATGGTCCCGGCGCTATTATCGTCGTAAATCTAGAAAACGGCAATGCGTATAGACGGTTGCATGGAGCAAGCTCAACCTCACCCGATCCGTATTTTGTACCGAAAGTGGAAGGTAAAATTTTGATGAATCGAAACGCGGATGGTTCCACATCTCCCTTTCGCTTGGCCTCTGATGGGATAGCCATTTCCCCTGATGGGAAAATGTTATTCTATTGTCCATTAACCAGTCGCCAGCTATACTCGATCTCAACCGAATCGTTAAGAGACAGAACGATACCGGATTTCAAATTAAGTGATCTTGTGCAGTATTGGGGAGAGAAGGGAGCATCGGATGGGATGATCACGGACGCAATAGGAAACGTGTATGCTGGAGATTATGAGAATGATAGCATTCGCAAGATATTGCCGAACGGAATCATGGAAACCATCGCCCATGATCCCCGAATTTTATGGCCAGATACGTTTTCTATTGGTCCGGATCAATACTTATATGTAATTGTGAATCAATTACATAGGCAGGCAAGATTTCATTATGGAAAAGATCTGCGACAAAAACCGTATAGTTTACTCCGTATGAAAATTGATGAATTACCTGCACTTCCTTTTGATCAATAG
- a CDS encoding spore gernimation protein GerQ has product MNNPTLAPHESMELHEALNFKTLCIAKSKLMQGLVFDQELKALMQKDVTESIQQIAELQAIYAKAPFQAPVPSSPTPITH; this is encoded by the coding sequence ATGAACAACCCAACACTAGCGCCGCATGAATCGATGGAACTGCATGAAGCTTTAAACTTCAAAACACTGTGCATCGCCAAGTCAAAACTGATGCAAGGCCTGGTCTTTGACCAAGAGCTAAAAGCTTTAATGCAGAAAGACGTCACTGAGTCCATACAACAGATCGCCGAGCTGCAAGCCATTTATGCGAAAGCTCCTTTCCAAGCGCCTGTTCCAAGTAGTCCGACACCTATAACACATTAA
- a CDS encoding spore coat protein codes for MNPILEHMAGLHTLTDDVIAMDLLINAKSGVRNYAMAVTECATPEIKQILMKQLDEAIDSHEKISNYMVQHGLYHPFHIPEQIQLDLKNIQTAMNIPS; via the coding sequence ATGAACCCAATATTAGAACACATGGCAGGCCTTCATACGCTAACGGATGATGTGATCGCAATGGATCTGTTGATAAACGCCAAGAGTGGAGTCAGAAATTATGCCATGGCTGTGACCGAATGTGCCACTCCCGAAATCAAGCAAATTTTGATGAAACAGCTCGATGAAGCCATTGACTCTCATGAAAAGATATCAAATTATATGGTACAGCATGGCTTATACCATCCCTTCCATATTCCAGAGCAAATTCAGCTCGACCTGAAAAACATTCAAACGGCTATGAACATTCCGTCCTGA
- a CDS encoding TetR/AcrR family transcriptional regulator has product MSTYDKILAAALKVLEEEGGAQFSTRAVTSIAQVTAPTLYHHFGNADGLLSAAIVEAFKQLFDSKIAAVESPIPEMALRQGWDDYVRFAAARPRIYAAMMGRLLEGAHIEAADQSYQALVQNVQRVAAAGKLAVSAEAAADLVWASANTASWLYVTSQIRKAPPPQPDVVDLIRESVMQIILIPMPDTGSK; this is encoded by the coding sequence ATGAGCACATATGACAAAATATTAGCAGCTGCTCTTAAGGTACTGGAGGAAGAGGGAGGAGCCCAATTTTCGACGCGAGCTGTCACTTCAATCGCGCAGGTTACAGCTCCAACACTCTACCACCACTTCGGTAATGCCGATGGACTCCTGAGTGCAGCTATAGTGGAAGCATTCAAACAGTTATTTGATAGTAAAATTGCCGCAGTGGAGTCTCCTATTCCAGAGATGGCGCTTCGTCAGGGGTGGGATGACTATGTCCGCTTCGCGGCAGCCCGTCCTCGGATATATGCGGCAATGATGGGGCGACTACTCGAGGGCGCCCATATTGAGGCGGCAGATCAGTCGTACCAAGCACTTGTGCAAAATGTTCAAAGAGTTGCTGCCGCAGGAAAACTAGCTGTTTCGGCCGAAGCTGCAGCAGATCTGGTCTGGGCTTCTGCCAATACGGCCTCTTGGTTGTATGTGACGTCCCAAATTCGCAAGGCACCCCCACCCCAGCCTGACGTCGTTGATCTCATTCGAGAAAGCGTGATGCAGATCATCTTGATCCCAATGCCGGATACAGGTTCAAAATGA
- a CDS encoding zinc-dependent alcohol dehydrogenase, with protein MKAVTYQGVKNVVVKEVPDAKIEKPDDMIVKITSTAICGSDLHLIHGMIPNLQENYVIGHEPMGIVEEVGPGVTNLKKGDRVIIPFNIACGECFYCKNQLESQCDNSNENGDMGAYFGYSGTTGGYSGGQAEYLRVPFANFTHFKIPENCEQPDEKLSLIADAMTTAFWSVDNAGVKNGDTVIVLGCGPVGLLAQKFCWLKGAKRVIAVDYVDYRLQHAKRTNNVEIVNFEQDQNIGNTLKEMTKGGADVVIDAVGMDGKMSDLEYLASGLKLQGGTMSAFIIASQAVRKGGTIQVTGVYGGRYNGFPLGDIMQRNVNIRSGQAPVIHYMPYMYELVTSGKVDPGDIVTHVIPLSDAKRGYEVFDTKTDNCIKVILKP; from the coding sequence ATGAAGGCGGTAACGTATCAAGGGGTTAAAAATGTCGTGGTCAAAGAGGTTCCGGATGCGAAGATTGAGAAACCGGACGATATGATCGTAAAGATCACCAGTACAGCCATTTGCGGTTCTGACCTTCATCTGATTCACGGGATGATCCCTAACCTTCAGGAGAACTATGTCATCGGACATGAGCCGATGGGGATCGTAGAAGAAGTAGGCCCTGGCGTGACAAACCTAAAAAAAGGCGACCGTGTAATCATCCCGTTTAACATCGCATGTGGAGAATGCTTTTATTGCAAAAATCAGCTGGAAAGCCAATGTGACAATTCCAACGAGAACGGAGATATGGGTGCATATTTCGGCTACTCGGGAACGACCGGCGGATATTCTGGCGGGCAAGCTGAGTATTTACGGGTTCCGTTTGCCAATTTCACCCACTTCAAAATTCCTGAGAACTGCGAACAACCGGACGAAAAGCTAAGCTTGATCGCTGATGCCATGACCACGGCATTCTGGAGTGTAGATAATGCCGGCGTAAAAAATGGAGATACGGTCATCGTGCTCGGATGCGGCCCAGTCGGACTCCTGGCCCAGAAATTCTGCTGGCTGAAAGGAGCAAAGCGGGTCATTGCCGTTGACTATGTCGATTACCGCTTGCAGCATGCGAAGCGAACGAACAACGTCGAAATCGTAAACTTCGAACAAGATCAGAACATTGGCAATACGCTCAAGGAAATGACCAAAGGTGGCGCCGATGTTGTCATTGATGCAGTAGGAATGGACGGCAAGATGAGTGATCTTGAGTATTTAGCCAGCGGTTTGAAACTGCAAGGCGGTACTATGAGTGCATTTATCATTGCATCTCAGGCTGTCCGCAAAGGCGGAACCATTCAAGTCACTGGGGTATACGGTGGACGCTATAACGGATTCCCACTGGGTGACATCATGCAGCGAAACGTGAATATCCGTTCCGGACAAGCTCCAGTTATTCACTATATGCCGTATATGTACGAGTTGGTTACGTCTGGAAAAGTGGACCCCGGCGACATTGTTACACACGTCATTCCCCTTAGTGATGCCAAGCGTGGTTATGAAGTGTTCGATACAAAAACGGACAATTGTATTAAAGTCATCTTAAAGCCTTAA
- a CDS encoding glycoside hydrolase family 1 protein, with the protein MTTTRTFTEGFLWGGAIAANQAEGGWNVAGKGISTADTAMNKKNIGDYKKQNAVSSEQLEAALKDQSTVNYPKRRGIDFYHRYPEDLALMGEMGIKTLRTSIAWTRIFPNGNETNANEEGLLFYDRLFDEMIKNGIEPLVTLSHYEMPMYLVDHYGGWTSREVVDFFVRFSTTVFNRYKDKVKYWITFNEIDGIVRHPFTNGGIVPDRYENVEQAVYQSLHHQFVASAYAVKLCHEINPDAQIGCMLTTLLHYPHTCNPLDVLAAHKNNQFNLFFTDVQVRGAYPGYMERYFKEQNIVIEKAEGDSELLKENTADFISFSYYNSFVASADSEGLETVSGNTMGGIKNPYLPVSDWGWQIDPIGLRLALNNLYSRYQVPLFIVENGLGAYDTVEEDGTICDPYRIEYLRSHIEQMHEALLDGVEIMGYTVWGIIDLISYSSSEMEKRYGLIHVDQDNDGNGTLERRRKESFFWYKNLISNNGL; encoded by the coding sequence ATGACTACAACCCGAACATTTACCGAAGGATTTTTATGGGGCGGAGCGATCGCAGCGAATCAGGCAGAAGGTGGCTGGAACGTAGCAGGAAAAGGCATTTCCACTGCAGATACGGCTATGAACAAGAAAAATATAGGTGACTATAAAAAGCAAAACGCTGTGAGTTCGGAGCAGCTGGAGGCCGCCCTTAAGGATCAATCTACGGTGAATTATCCGAAACGAAGAGGAATTGACTTTTATCATCGCTATCCGGAAGACCTTGCATTAATGGGTGAGATGGGCATCAAAACATTACGTACGTCCATAGCGTGGACTCGAATTTTCCCAAATGGGAATGAAACGAATGCAAACGAAGAAGGTTTGCTTTTCTACGATCGCCTGTTTGATGAGATGATTAAAAATGGCATTGAACCTCTGGTTACCTTGTCTCACTATGAGATGCCGATGTATCTGGTCGATCATTATGGAGGATGGACATCCCGAGAGGTTGTTGATTTCTTTGTCCGCTTCAGTACAACGGTATTTAACCGTTATAAAGATAAAGTGAAATATTGGATCACATTTAATGAAATTGACGGCATCGTTCGTCATCCATTTACCAACGGTGGAATTGTTCCTGATCGATATGAGAATGTTGAGCAGGCCGTATACCAATCGCTGCATCATCAATTCGTTGCAAGTGCTTATGCAGTAAAGCTTTGTCATGAAATTAATCCAGATGCCCAAATAGGTTGCATGCTAACAACTTTGCTTCACTATCCTCACACATGTAATCCACTAGACGTATTGGCTGCTCATAAAAATAATCAATTCAATCTGTTCTTTACCGATGTGCAAGTACGCGGCGCTTATCCGGGTTACATGGAAAGATATTTTAAAGAGCAGAACATCGTTATTGAAAAAGCCGAAGGTGATAGCGAATTGTTAAAAGAAAATACGGCCGACTTCATATCGTTCAGTTACTATAATTCATTTGTGGCCAGTGCGGACAGCGAAGGCTTGGAAACGGTTAGTGGTAACACAATGGGAGGCATCAAGAATCCCTATCTGCCTGTCAGTGATTGGGGATGGCAAATTGATCCGATTGGTTTGAGACTGGCGCTCAACAACCTGTACAGCCGTTACCAGGTTCCTTTGTTCATTGTAGAAAATGGACTGGGTGCTTACGATACCGTTGAAGAAGACGGTACAATTTGCGATCCTTATCGTATCGAATACCTGCGGTCTCATATCGAACAGATGCATGAAGCGTTATTGGATGGCGTTGAGATCATGGGGTATACGGTCTGGGGAATCATCGACCTAATCAGCTATTCATCTTCTGAAATGGAGAAGCGTTATGGTTTAATCCACGTAGATCAGGATAATGACGGAAATGGTACGCTGGAGAGAAGAAGGAAGGAAAGCTTCTTCTGGTACAAAAATCTGATTTCTAACAATGGATTATAA
- a CDS encoding putative quinol monooxygenase, with the protein MNDTNNRYVTVLWEARAKAGREAEMKAFMTAAVTPSRNDQGNIDYEAHEVEGQPGTFIIYERWENRDALDRHLNAPRMQELVPQLLELMEGSIEEGIRLLKPFRPAH; encoded by the coding sequence ATGAACGATACCAATAACCGTTACGTTACTGTACTCTGGGAGGCGAGAGCCAAGGCAGGGAGAGAAGCTGAGATGAAGGCGTTTATGACTGCAGCTGTCACCCCGTCACGGAACGACCAGGGTAACATTGACTATGAAGCTCACGAGGTAGAAGGCCAGCCTGGTACATTTATCATCTACGAGCGCTGGGAAAACCGGGATGCTCTCGATCGACACCTGAACGCCCCGCGGATGCAGGAACTGGTGCCTCAGCTCTTAGAACTGATGGAGGGATCCATTGAGGAAGGGATTCGACTCCTGAAACCGTTTCGTCCAGCGCATTAA
- a CDS encoding helix-turn-helix domain-containing protein — MDLKRQCKLIAELFDMSIFFVSSTGEVQFELMGNRILNPLYKNDKQFFFSVLGFDPSVCKEDPSVVRTMFFENYILIRIGNDLNDEGTIILGPSLPFSLIEHKINGLINDTHLFANREQVYHYYQSVPVITHERLINITILVNQMFNHELIEAEDVVQDYLRGIHIKEKEIQSSINSSKGYDEMLHHNPLNEKKLLTIVKDGKLDMLKHFTQLGRENTGVLSKSSHIRSKKNLGIIGIALAARAAIDGGLYSEIAFSVSDVYIQRLEDLRTDKEIDQCCLEAFFSLTEKVSQVKESQHSKIVTLCKNYIYNHRYSKMTHEKIAEHAGISPNYLSVLFKKEVGVPVNKYIQQIKIEEAKHMIHFTSTPLSEIGSLLSFTDQSYFTKIFKTHTGRTPKQYQQTHHMLEE, encoded by the coding sequence ATGGACCTAAAACGTCAATGTAAACTTATTGCAGAACTTTTTGATATGTCCATCTTCTTTGTAAGCTCCACCGGAGAGGTTCAATTCGAACTGATGGGTAATCGAATACTTAATCCGCTGTATAAAAATGATAAACAATTCTTTTTTTCAGTGTTGGGGTTTGATCCATCCGTGTGTAAAGAAGATCCTTCAGTTGTAAGAACGATGTTTTTTGAGAACTACATTTTAATTCGTATTGGTAACGATCTGAACGATGAAGGAACCATCATTTTAGGACCTTCCCTTCCATTTAGCTTGATTGAACATAAAATAAATGGGCTCATTAATGACACACATCTCTTTGCGAACCGGGAACAAGTATATCATTATTATCAGTCTGTTCCTGTGATAACCCATGAGAGGCTAATTAACATCACGATCTTGGTTAATCAAATGTTTAATCACGAATTGATCGAAGCTGAGGATGTAGTACAGGACTATTTGCGCGGTATTCATATCAAGGAAAAAGAAATACAAAGTTCCATAAATTCATCAAAAGGCTATGATGAGATGCTCCATCACAACCCGCTAAATGAAAAGAAATTGTTAACGATTGTTAAGGACGGTAAATTGGATATGCTCAAACACTTTACACAACTTGGTCGTGAAAATACAGGAGTCCTGTCCAAATCAAGTCATATCCGTTCTAAAAAGAATCTTGGCATCATCGGTATAGCTCTTGCAGCCAGAGCAGCAATTGACGGGGGTCTCTATTCGGAGATTGCTTTTTCGGTAAGTGATGTTTACATACAGCGCCTTGAGGATCTACGGACCGATAAAGAGATCGATCAATGCTGCTTGGAAGCATTTTTTTCGTTAACCGAGAAAGTCTCTCAGGTTAAAGAATCACAGCATTCTAAAATCGTAACACTTTGCAAAAATTATATATATAACCACCGTTATTCCAAAATGACACATGAAAAAATTGCTGAACATGCCGGTATTAGCCCAAACTATCTATCGGTACTCTTTAAAAAAGAAGTAGGAGTTCCCGTTAATAAATATATTCAACAGATTAAAATTGAGGAAGCTAAACATATGATTCACTTTACGAGCACTCCACTTTCTGAGATCGGGTCTCTTTTGAGTTTTACGGATCAGAGTTATTTCACCAAGATTTTTAAAACACACACAGGTAGAACCCCTAAGCAGTATCAACAAACGCATCATATGTTAGAGGAATAA
- a CDS encoding spore coat protein, which yields MNSDYLDPINSLNMPEMADMTFAMDFLIRAKEGVRNLSIALTETASPDVRALLHTQLKQGIAMHQEISELMIRKKWFHPYELNEQYQLDQLSANNTVMIGQMNLFPGDTSRKGMFDRTPDEHIGGHKA from the coding sequence ATGAATAGCGATTATTTAGACCCGATTAATTCATTAAATATGCCGGAAATGGCAGATATGACTTTTGCCATGGACTTCCTTATTCGTGCCAAGGAAGGTGTACGTAATTTGTCCATCGCCCTGACGGAAACAGCTTCACCAGATGTAAGAGCCCTTCTGCACACTCAGCTTAAACAAGGAATCGCAATGCACCAGGAAATCTCGGAGCTCATGATTCGCAAAAAATGGTTCCATCCCTATGAGCTGAATGAACAGTACCAACTCGACCAGCTATCGGCGAATAATACGGTAATGATCGGGCAGATGAATCTGTTCCCTGGAGATACGTCGCGTAAAGGGATGTTTGATCGGACCCCAGATGAACATATTGGAGGACATAAAGCATGA
- a CDS encoding SDR family oxidoreductase, whose protein sequence is MPYKTQEMVVVTGTSSGIGRATAEQLAAEGFHVLAGVRRQEDADKIKQKNIEPVILDITAIDTLRALAERVEQDPLGRPLRAVVNNAGIAVNAPLEMVPLDELRRQIEVSVIGQVAVIQALTPALLKSGGRVVNIGSVGGKISMPGFGIYSAAKYAMEAINDSLRREMSSFGLKVIMITPGGVSTSLSEKGVTTANRLSKLMTPDQHRRHDRLFDAVKAQAESWATSGIPPEKVAEVVSRAIHASNPRTRYTAGRDSALLTRLVRILPDKLLDRMLRSQMKLQ, encoded by the coding sequence ATGCCATATAAAACTCAAGAAATGGTTGTCGTCACAGGTACTTCGAGTGGAATCGGCAGGGCTACCGCGGAGCAGCTCGCCGCTGAAGGATTTCACGTTTTAGCTGGGGTTCGCCGTCAGGAAGATGCCGACAAAATCAAACAAAAAAATATCGAACCGGTGATTCTCGATATTACTGCTATCGACACACTAAGGGCGCTGGCCGAACGAGTGGAGCAAGATCCGCTTGGTCGCCCGCTGCGTGCCGTGGTCAACAATGCCGGCATTGCCGTTAATGCACCTCTTGAGATGGTTCCGCTGGATGAATTACGCCGTCAGATCGAAGTCAGCGTGATCGGGCAAGTTGCGGTTATTCAAGCACTTACTCCGGCCTTGCTGAAGAGCGGCGGACGCGTAGTGAATATCGGATCCGTTGGCGGCAAAATTTCAATGCCTGGTTTCGGAATTTATTCAGCTGCAAAATACGCGATGGAAGCGATCAATGACAGCCTCCGCAGAGAGATGTCCTCGTTCGGACTCAAAGTTATCATGATTACTCCGGGCGGTGTCAGCACCAGCCTGTCGGAGAAAGGGGTTACGACAGCCAATCGGCTGTCCAAGTTGATGACGCCCGATCAACACAGACGCCATGATCGTCTTTTTGACGCCGTGAAGGCGCAGGCTGAATCGTGGGCAACGAGCGGTATTCCTCCTGAGAAAGTGGCAGAAGTAGTTTCACGAGCCATCCACGCAAGTAATCCGCGCACCCGCTATACGGCTGGCCGAGATTCGGCACTGCTGACCCGACTGGTTCGTATTCTCCCGGATAAACTTCTCGACCGGATGCTCCGCAGCCAGATGAAGCTGCAGTAA
- a CDS encoding glycoside hydrolase family 3 C-terminal domain-containing protein — translation MNPNLQEMIKQMTLEEKAELCSGKDFTNTNAIDRLRVPSIMMSDGPHGLRKQDGTADHLGINKSLPATCFPSGSGVASSWNRELAHKMGTALGQEAQAADISIILGPAVNIKRSPLCGRNFEYFSEDPYLSGTLAASYISGVQSQGVGTSIKHFAVNNQEYKRMSVDAVVDERTLREIYLASFEHAVKEGEPWTVMAAYNKVNGEFCSENSRLLTEILRDEWGFSGVVVSDWGAVNERDQGLAAGLELEMPSSHGAGSKKIIEAVQSGKLSEEVLDQSVERLLSLVFKAVDSQRKSLSVDVEAQHQLARKMASECMVLLKNEESILPLNTKDSIAVIGAFAQHPRYQGGGSSHVIPTKLDNIYEEILKTATDSANISYAAGYTLDEDVVNEELIQEAVAAAKNAQVAVIFAGLPERYESEGFDRKHLQLPESHRTLIEAVAEVQENIVVVLSNGGPIELPWLDKVKGVLEAYLGGQALGGAIADILFGSVNPSGKLAETFPKKLIHNPSYLNFPGDGETVEYREGVFTGYRHYDTRDVEPLFPFGFGLSYTQFEYSDLQVSHKQIKDTDSVAVSVTIKNTGETEGKEAVQLYVRDVESTVPRPLQELKGYAKVSLQPGEETTVHFELGKRAFAYYDVKLKDWHVETGKFDIMVGKSSREIELTETIEVESSVIVTKPITRHSTFGELLQHPVGAEIMAAMGQYDGNEAGLGEGMQELIMGTTLHNAALMSNGLFTEETLQSILSAVNR, via the coding sequence ATGAATCCTAATTTACAAGAAATGATCAAGCAAATGACATTAGAAGAAAAAGCAGAACTCTGCTCAGGTAAAGATTTCACGAATACCAATGCCATTGACCGTCTTAGGGTTCCCTCTATTATGATGTCAGATGGGCCTCACGGACTTAGAAAACAAGACGGGACTGCGGACCACCTAGGTATAAACAAAAGTTTACCAGCTACCTGCTTCCCATCCGGAAGTGGAGTTGCCTCATCGTGGAATCGTGAACTCGCCCATAAGATGGGGACAGCACTCGGACAAGAAGCACAAGCAGCGGATATTTCGATTATTTTGGGGCCTGCTGTGAATATCAAGCGTTCCCCGCTGTGTGGCCGAAATTTTGAATATTTTTCTGAAGACCCTTATTTATCGGGGACTTTGGCAGCTAGCTATATTTCAGGCGTACAAAGCCAAGGCGTGGGTACTTCTATCAAACATTTTGCTGTAAACAACCAGGAATATAAGCGTATGTCTGTCGATGCAGTGGTGGATGAACGGACTCTACGGGAAATTTATCTTGCAAGCTTTGAACATGCAGTGAAAGAGGGAGAGCCATGGACCGTCATGGCCGCTTATAACAAAGTAAATGGTGAATTTTGTTCCGAAAACAGCCGGTTACTGACTGAAATTCTCCGGGATGAATGGGGATTTTCAGGCGTAGTGGTCTCGGATTGGGGAGCTGTCAATGAACGGGATCAGGGACTAGCTGCCGGTCTGGAACTGGAAATGCCCTCCAGTCATGGTGCGGGAAGCAAGAAAATTATTGAAGCTGTTCAATCGGGAAAGCTGAGCGAAGAGGTGCTGGATCAGTCTGTTGAGAGATTGTTGTCACTTGTATTCAAAGCTGTAGATAGCCAGCGGAAGTCATTATCGGTTGATGTAGAGGCACAGCACCAATTGGCCAGAAAAATGGCAAGCGAATGCATGGTCCTGCTCAAGAATGAGGAGAGCATTCTACCTCTAAACACCAAAGATTCCATTGCAGTTATCGGAGCATTTGCGCAGCACCCGCGCTACCAGGGCGGCGGTAGTTCACATGTTATACCAACGAAGCTGGATAACATCTATGAAGAAATCCTTAAAACAGCCACTGACAGTGCAAACATCTCGTATGCGGCCGGTTATACATTGGACGAAGATGTTGTAAACGAAGAACTGATCCAAGAAGCAGTAGCTGCCGCAAAGAATGCACAGGTTGCAGTTATTTTTGCCGGGCTGCCTGAACGTTATGAGTCCGAAGGTTTCGACCGGAAACATCTTCAATTGCCCGAAAGTCACAGAACTTTAATTGAAGCAGTCGCGGAGGTTCAAGAGAACATTGTTGTTGTATTGAGCAATGGAGGTCCCATTGAACTGCCTTGGCTGGATAAAGTTAAGGGTGTATTGGAGGCATACCTTGGAGGTCAGGCTTTGGGCGGTGCAATCGCTGATATTCTCTTTGGAAGCGTAAATCCAAGCGGGAAACTGGCTGAGACATTTCCTAAAAAACTGATCCACAATCCGTCGTACTTGAATTTCCCCGGAGACGGCGAGACTGTCGAATATCGAGAAGGTGTTTTTACTGGCTACCGTCATTACGATACAAGAGATGTTGAGCCTTTGTTTCCATTTGGCTTCGGTTTAAGCTACACCCAATTTGAATATAGTGATCTACAGGTCAGTCATAAACAGATCAAAGATACCGACAGTGTAGCGGTTTCAGTAACAATTAAAAACACGGGTGAAACAGAGGGAAAAGAGGCCGTTCAGCTATATGTACGTGATGTGGAATCAACGGTCCCACGTCCACTTCAGGAATTGAAGGGGTACGCCAAAGTTTCACTTCAGCCTGGTGAAGAGACCACTGTACATTTTGAACTGGGCAAAAGAGCCTTTGCTTACTACGATGTTAAGCTGAAAGACTGGCATGTGGAGACGGGGAAATTCGACATTATGGTCGGAAAATCTTCAAGAGAGATTGAACTCACTGAAACGATCGAGGTAGAATCGAGCGTAATAGTTACCAAACCAATTACTAGGCATTCCACATTCGGTGAATTACTGCAGCATCCCGTCGGAGCTGAAATTATGGCTGCGATGGGGCAATATGACGGGAATGAAGCAGGATTGGGTGAGGGAATGCAGGAATTAATTATGGGTACCACATTGCACAATGCAGCACTTATGAGCAACGGTCTGTTCACAGAAGAAACACTTCAAAGTATCTTATCCGCTGTTAACCGTTGA